The Streptomyces sp. NBC_00691 genome has a segment encoding these proteins:
- a CDS encoding citrate synthase 2, protein MSDFVPGLEGVVAFETEIAEPDKEGGALRYRGVDIEDLVGHVSFGNVWGLLVDGAFNPGLPAAEPFPIPVHSGDIRVDVQSALAMLAPVWGLKPLLDISAEQARDDLARAAVMALSYVAQSARGQGLPMVPQSEIDKAESVVERFMIRWRGEPDPKHVKAVDAYWTSAAEHGMNASTFTARVIASTGADVAASLSGAVGAMSGPLHGGAPSRVLGMIEEIERTGDATAYVKQALDKGERLMGFGHRVYRAEDPRARVLRRTAKELDAPRYEVAAALEKAALEELHNRRPDRVLATNVEFWAAIVLDFAEVPAHMFTSMFTCARTAGWSAHILEQKRTGRLVRPSARYTGPGQRNPREIEGYADIAG, encoded by the coding sequence ATGTCCGACTTCGTACCCGGGCTCGAAGGAGTCGTCGCGTTCGAGACGGAGATCGCCGAACCCGACAAGGAAGGCGGCGCCCTCCGGTACCGCGGCGTCGACATCGAGGACCTGGTCGGTCACGTCTCGTTCGGCAACGTCTGGGGGCTGCTCGTCGACGGCGCCTTCAACCCCGGCCTGCCGGCCGCCGAGCCGTTCCCCATCCCCGTGCACTCCGGCGACATCCGCGTCGACGTGCAGTCCGCCCTCGCGATGCTCGCGCCCGTGTGGGGCCTCAAACCGCTTCTCGACATCTCCGCCGAGCAGGCCCGTGACGACCTCGCGCGCGCCGCCGTCATGGCGCTCTCGTACGTCGCCCAGTCCGCCCGCGGCCAGGGCCTCCCCATGGTCCCGCAGAGCGAGATCGACAAGGCCGAGTCCGTCGTCGAGCGCTTCATGATCCGCTGGCGCGGCGAGCCCGACCCGAAGCACGTCAAGGCCGTCGACGCCTACTGGACCTCCGCCGCCGAGCACGGCATGAACGCCTCCACGTTCACCGCGCGCGTCATCGCCTCCACCGGCGCCGACGTGGCCGCCTCGCTCTCCGGCGCGGTCGGCGCCATGTCGGGCCCGCTGCACGGAGGCGCGCCCTCCCGCGTCCTCGGCATGATCGAGGAGATCGAGCGGACCGGCGACGCCACCGCGTACGTGAAGCAGGCCCTCGACAAGGGCGAGCGCCTCATGGGCTTCGGCCACCGCGTCTACCGCGCCGAGGACCCCCGCGCGCGCGTGCTGCGCCGGACGGCCAAGGAGCTGGACGCCCCGCGCTACGAGGTGGCCGCCGCGCTGGAGAAGGCCGCTCTGGAGGAGCTGCACAACCGGCGCCCCGACCGCGTCCTGGCGACGAACGTCGAGTTCTGGGCGGCCATCGTCCTGGACTTCGCCGAGGTCCCGGCGCACATGTTCACGTCGATGTTCACGTGCGCGCGTACGGCCGGCTGGTCGGCGCACATCCTGGAGCAGAAGCGCACGGGCCGGCTCGTCCGCCCGTCGGCCCGCTACACGGGGCCGGGTCAGCGCAACCCGCGCGAGATCGAGGGATACGCGGACATCGCGGGCTGA
- the pdxH gene encoding pyridoxamine 5'-phosphate oxidase codes for MREQYRTTELSAADLAPEPIAQFTRWFKETAANPAIHEPNAMIVSTATPDGRPSSRTVLLKHYDRAGFVFFTNYDSRKGVELAANPYVSLLFPWHPLARQVIVTGRAERIGRDETVAYFRTRPHGSQLGAWASRQSSVIASRAELLARYGELAARYPGDAQVPVPPEWGGVRVVPDAVEFWQGHENRLHDRLRYVREDGPEAPNGSPGSPGSPGSEGETWRVERLAP; via the coding sequence ATGCGCGAGCAGTACCGCACCACCGAGCTGTCGGCCGCCGACCTCGCGCCCGAACCGATCGCGCAGTTCACCCGCTGGTTCAAGGAGACCGCCGCGAATCCGGCGATCCACGAGCCGAACGCGATGATCGTCTCCACGGCCACCCCCGACGGCCGCCCGTCCTCGCGCACGGTGCTCCTCAAGCACTACGACCGGGCCGGCTTCGTCTTCTTCACCAACTACGACTCCCGCAAGGGCGTGGAGCTGGCGGCCAACCCGTACGTCTCGCTGCTCTTCCCCTGGCACCCGCTGGCCCGCCAGGTCATCGTCACGGGCCGTGCCGAGCGCATCGGCCGCGACGAGACGGTCGCCTACTTCCGCACCCGCCCGCACGGCTCCCAGCTGGGCGCCTGGGCGAGCCGGCAGTCCTCGGTGATCGCGTCGCGCGCGGAACTCCTCGCCCGGTACGGGGAGCTGGCCGCCCGCTACCCCGGCGACGCGCAGGTGCCGGTCCCGCCGGAGTGGGGCGGCGTCCGGGTCGTGCCGGACGCGGTCGAGTTCTGGCAGGGACACGAGAACCGGCTCCACGACCGGCTGCGGTACGTCCGCGAGGACGGCCCGGAGGCCCCGAACGGCTCACCGGGCTCACCGGGCTCACCGGGCTCGGAGGGCGAGACCTGGCGGGTGGAGCGCCTGGCGCCCTGA
- a CDS encoding PAS domain-containing protein: MSAFTGSASATASVPGAGADLLAALLDGMDAALCAFDADGTVTHWNREAERILGWSAAEAVGRRGFEGWAARSADAEETLRRLMGAMSGPGRQVHELALLRKDGGRVLVRSQAAGVRGADGSPAGVYCAFSEVHVQLDLERSVALSEALFEDASWGVVLVDADLRPAMVNGHAARAFGTGRTALLGRPLGDVVVHGAEELEAALQHVLAEGTPPAPAEVWVTLRTSTGERRRCWRSGFLLLSSPMAEEPVPLGVAWLFQDVTEERLAAREADRLRFRWSQLHRAGAAAAECEDPAEAAAVLLDFALAGFADHALVDRVAGERRLTRALATPAGAPGPASPVVGGGIPLRYGPRHPALQAWDRVGTVRASAGRTAEVWAEAHQWPADAAHAVCVTLRSRGRTLGVVTFLRAACRRPFEREDVVFAEAVASRVASALDLGERTDAVQEAPGRSA; encoded by the coding sequence ATGAGTGCTTTCACGGGGTCCGCGAGCGCGACCGCTTCCGTTCCCGGGGCAGGGGCCGATCTGCTGGCCGCGCTGCTCGACGGGATGGATGCGGCGCTCTGCGCGTTCGACGCCGACGGGACGGTCACGCACTGGAACCGCGAGGCCGAGCGGATCCTCGGCTGGTCCGCCGCCGAGGCGGTCGGCCGGCGCGGGTTCGAGGGCTGGGCGGCGCGCAGCGCCGACGCCGAGGAGACCCTGCGGCGGCTGATGGGGGCCATGAGCGGCCCCGGCCGGCAGGTCCACGAACTGGCGCTGCTCCGCAAGGACGGCGGCCGGGTGCTGGTCCGCAGCCAGGCCGCCGGCGTACGAGGGGCGGACGGCAGCCCGGCGGGGGTGTACTGCGCGTTCAGCGAGGTCCACGTCCAGCTCGACCTGGAGCGCTCGGTGGCGCTCAGCGAGGCGCTCTTCGAGGACGCGTCCTGGGGCGTCGTCCTCGTGGACGCCGACCTGCGCCCCGCCATGGTCAACGGCCACGCCGCCCGCGCCTTCGGAACGGGGCGTACGGCCCTGCTGGGGCGCCCCCTGGGCGATGTCGTCGTGCACGGCGCGGAGGAGCTGGAGGCCGCCCTCCAGCACGTCCTGGCGGAGGGCACGCCACCGGCGCCCGCCGAGGTGTGGGTGACGCTGCGGACCTCCACCGGGGAGCGGCGCCGGTGCTGGCGCAGCGGCTTCCTGCTGCTGTCCTCGCCGATGGCGGAGGAGCCGGTGCCGCTGGGGGTGGCCTGGCTCTTCCAGGACGTCACGGAGGAGCGGCTCGCGGCGCGCGAGGCGGACCGGCTGCGGTTCCGGTGGAGCCAGCTGCACCGGGCCGGCGCGGCCGCCGCGGAGTGCGAGGACCCGGCGGAGGCGGCGGCGGTGCTGCTCGACTTCGCGCTCGCCGGGTTCGCGGACCACGCCCTGGTCGACCGGGTCGCGGGCGAGCGGCGGCTGACCCGTGCCCTGGCGACCCCGGCGGGCGCGCCCGGCCCGGCGTCACCGGTGGTGGGCGGCGGCATCCCGCTGCGGTACGGCCCGAGGCACCCGGCGCTGCAGGCCTGGGACCGGGTGGGCACGGTCCGCGCGAGCGCGGGCCGCACGGCCGAGGTGTGGGCGGAGGCCCATCAGTGGCCCGCCGACGCGGCCCACGCGGTCTGTGTGACGCTGCGGTCCCGGGGCCGCACGCTGGGCGTGGTGACCTTCCTGCGGGCCGCGTGCCGCCGTCCGTTCGAGCGCGAGGACGTGGTCTTCGCGGAAGCGGTGGCGTCGAGGGTGGCGTCGGCGCTGGACCTGGGGGAGCGGACGGACGCGGTCCAGGAGGCCCCCGGGCGTTCCGCGTAG